One genomic region from Nymphaea colorata isolate Beijing-Zhang1983 chromosome 10, ASM883128v2, whole genome shotgun sequence encodes:
- the LOC116262727 gene encoding probable carboxylesterase 12 → MDSSAELIAEVPGFIRLHKDGRVERLNGNERVPPSTDHHPTGVSSKDVLIDPETGLSARLYLPPLSSNHHRRPLLIYFHGGGFFIESAFSPLYHNYVNSLVAESGAIAVSVEYRLAPEHPVPACHHDCWAAFQWVVRQTGPGAEPWIADHADLGRTVLAGDSAGANLVHHVAMGAGGASAVHGLGPPIEDPVKIHGIILVHPYFWSSTRLDSELPESAELVELIWKLACPASPGVDNPIMNPLAVGSPSLSGLGCRRVLVAIAGKDFLRGRGRWLYKALTVSGWKGEAEVEEVEGEEHVFHLFRPEDEKAKLLLKRFASFINGGRYHPGRPL, encoded by the coding sequence ATGGATTCCTCCGCAGAGTTGATAGCCGAAGTCCCTGGATTCATTCGGCTCCATAAGGACGGCAGGGTAGAGAGGCTGAACGGCAACGAGAGGGTCCCTCCCTCCACCGACCATCATCCTACCGGCGTCTCCTCCAAGGACGTCCTCATCGACCCTGAGACTGGCCTCTCCGCCCGCCTCTACCTCCCCCCACTTTCCAGCAACCACCACCGCCGCCCACTCTTAATCTACTTCCATGGTGGTGGCTTCTTCATCGAGTCTGCCTTTTCCCCTCTCTACCACAACTACGTCAACTCCCTCGTCGCCGAGTCGGGGGCCATCGCCGTCTCCGTCGAGTACCGCCTAGCTCCGGAGCATCCCGTTCCCGCTTGCCACCACGACTGCTGGGCGGCCTTCCAGTGGGTGGTGCGTCAGACTGGACCAGGCGCCGAGCCGTGGATCGCCGATCATGCCGACCTCGGCCGCACTGTGCTCGCCGGCGACAGCGCCGGTGCCAACCTCGTCCACCACGTAGCCATGGGAGCCGGGGGCGCGTCTGCAGTTCATGGATTGGGTCCGCCCATCGAAGACCCGGTGAAGATCCACGGGATCATTCTGGTCCACCCATACTTCTGGTCGTCGACTCGCCTCGACAGCGAGTTGCCGGAGTCGGCAGAACTTGTGGAGTTGATATGGAAGTTGGCGTGCCCTGCCAGCCCTGGAGTCGACAACCCCATTATGAATCCGCTAGCGGTTGGCTCGCCGTCCCTCTCTGGCCTGGGGTGCCGGCGCGTCTTGGTAGCCATTGCCGGAAAGGACTTCCTGCGGGGCCGCGGCCGGTGGCTCTACAAAGCATTGACTGTTAGCGGTTGGAAGGGggaggcggaggtggaggaggtgGAAGGAGAAGAACACGTCTTTCATCTGTTCAGGCCAGAGGATGAGAAGGCGAAGTTGCTGCTCAAGCGATTTGCTTCGTTCATCAACGGTGGTCGATACCATCCTGGTCGTCCATTATAG